The genomic DNA ATTTCGGTCCACGTGTTTTGGTGAGGAACAAATGCATGACATAAAGATGCCATTGTTTCATTTTATATTATATGCCTTGTACTGCAGCACTGAACATTTGGTTGACAGGAAATAACTCTGCAAGTATAAGTCACAAATGCAATAAATACTGAAGTTAAAGATACGTATCCAGTTAAGCCCTCTACCAACACCATACAATTCATAACTTGAACAGAGTAGATAAATTAAGAGAATATCATAGTCTATGTACAGGAgctaaataaaataatttttaaagtgAAGAGCAAGAGCTGAATATCTAGTCTAGTGAAGCGGAAATTAAAATCCTTaataaaaaaaagagagagaggaGGATACCTGGAGCATAGAAACTCAACATACGGTTGGCATGGTACCTGCACATAGAGGAATAGTTTTGCAATTAGGATGTTGTAGCAGAGAAATAGCAGTGTGATTGGgaacataaaaataatttaaaattgaaaacgACATGAATTGAGAAGTAAACAACCAGGGAATGAAGGGAGCGGAAGGGTGGTTGTTGAGATGAGGCTGAGGGTTAGGCTTGGTAATGATATTATCAGGAATTCTCTTGTTGAGGTCTCGGAGGATTTCAGCGAGGGGGCGAGTGATGCAAGAGGGTGAATTGGAGTCCATGGGCACCACGTAATTGGAATTGGGGACTGGATCACCGCCCCCAATAGCAGCAGCTAAAACCCTCATCCATTGTCTTCtcctattattattattatttcttgACAAGCTTAAACACACTTGCCGCCTTCTCGGCTGTTCAAATCGGACAGGGATCACCGATTGTTGAAGGAATGAACAACCACTTTGAACTGCCATACCCATTGACTACTGTTTTTTTTTGTTTGGTGTTTTCTTTGTGTCCTCCGAAACAACCAGGTCTA from Apium graveolens cultivar Ventura chromosome 5, ASM990537v1, whole genome shotgun sequence includes the following:
- the LOC141659100 gene encoding DNA repair RAD52-like protein 2, chloroplastic, which codes for MGMAVQSGCSFLQQSVIPVRFEQPRRRQVCLSLSRNNNNNRRRQWMRVLAAAIGGGDPVPNSNYVVPMDSNSPSCITRPLAEILRDLNKRIPDNIITKPNPQPHLNNHPSAPFIPWYHANRMLSFYAPGWCGEIRDVIFSDSGSVTVVYRVTVRGLDGEAYRESTGTVSSGNDHVDPVAAAEELAFCRACARFGLGLYLYHED